The following coding sequences are from one Panicum hallii strain FIL2 chromosome 5, PHallii_v3.1, whole genome shotgun sequence window:
- the LOC112894108 gene encoding uncharacterized protein LOC112894108 codes for MGGEAKPGTGRGIKSWAQRHLNAGFAAGFLLVLLTYLVVSQQFAVTAPNAVATKGSRIADKKQVIGGAGDAEVEKKREQEWQPKTAAEELDKKDASGAVPTEESPKRDDADPKPLETDKVVCNTDGPVSETCDLDGDVRVNGSALSVTFVPSSPSERREWRIRPYSRRTMTGVDRVTVTRLGSPQDPAAAAAAPCAVTHDLPAVLFALGGLTGNYWHDFSDVLVPLFAASRRYGGEVLFLVSNIQPWWLGKYEAVVRRLSRYDAVDLDRDKQMRCFRHLTVGLRLHKELSIVPELAPGGHRLTMADFTAFLRETYELPRATPLSLRQFPDRKPRLLLIHRAHYRRFENVPEIRKAAEAAGFEVTVASPRADAPLEETARAVNSHDVLLGVHGAGLTNAVFLPPGSVVIQVVPYGKLERMARTDFGEPVADMGLRYLEYSVAAEESTLLGMLGPDHPVIKDPEAVHRSGWDKVAEYYLGKQDVRIDVNRFAPTLAQAIDHLRQR; via the exons ATGGGCGGCGAGGCGAAGCCCGGGACCGGGAGGGGGATCAAGAGCTGGGCGCAGCGGCACCTCAACGCCGGCTTCGCCGCCGGCTTCCTGCTCGTGCTCCTCACCTACCTCGTTGTCTCGCAGCAGTTCGCCGTCACCGCGCCCAACG CTGTCGCTACGAAGGGGTCGCGGATTGCGGATAAGAAGCAGGTGATCGGAGGTGCCGGCGACGCAG AGGTCGAGAAGAAAAGGGAGCAGGAATGGCAGCCCAaaacggcggcggaggagctaGACAAGAAGGATGCGTCGGGTGCCGTCCCAACCGAGGAGTCTCCGAAAAGAGACGACGCAGACCCCAAACCGCTCG agacggACAAGGTGGTGTGCAACACGGACGGCCCCGTCTCCGAGACCTGCGACCTCGACGGCGACGTCCGCGTCAACGGCAGCGCCCTGTCCGTGACCTTCGTCCCGTCGAGCCCGTCGGAGCGCCGGGAGTGGAGGATCCGGCCGTACTCGCGGCGGACCATGACGGGCGTCGACAGGGTCACCGTGACGCGGCTGGGGTCCCCGCAGgaccccgcggcggcggcggcggcgccgtgcgCGGTGACACACGACCTGCCGGCCGTGCTGTTCGCGCTCGGCGGGCTCACGGGCAACTACTGGCACGACTTCAGCGACGTGCTGGTGCCGCTGTtcgcggcgtcgcggcggtACGGCGGGGAGGTCCTGTTCCTGGTCAGCAACATCCAGCCGTGGTGGCTGGGCAAGTACGAGGCCGTCGTGCGCCGGCTGTCCAGGTACGACGCCGTGGACCTGGACCGGGACAAGCAGATGCGGTGCTTCAGGCACCTCACCGTGGGGCTGCGCCTGCACAAGGAGCTCAGCATCGTACCGGAGCTGGCGCCGGGGGGCCACCGCCTGACCATGGCCGACTTCACCGCGTTCCTGCGCGAGACGTACGAGctcccgcgcgccacgccgctcaGCCTGAGGCAGTTCCCGGACCGGAAGCCGCGGCTTCTGCTGATCCACCGCGCGCACTACCGCCGGTTCGAGAACGTGCCGGAGATCAGGAAGGCGGCTGAGGCGGCGGGGTTCGAGGTGACCGTGGCGAGCCCGCGCGCCGACGCTCCCCTGGAGGAGACGGCGCGGGCGGTGAACTCGCACGACGTGCTGCTGGGCGTGCACGGCGCCGGGCTGACGAACGCGGTGTTCCTGCCGCCCGGCTCGGTGGTGATCCAGGTGGTGCCGTACGGCAAGCTGGAGCGCATGGCGCGGACGGACTTCGGCGAGCCCGTCGCCGACATGGGCCTGCGGTACCTGGAGTACAgcgtggcggcggaggagagcaCGCTGCTGGGGATGCTGGGGCCGGACCACCCGGTGATCAAGGACCCCGAGGCCGTCCACCGCAGCGGCTGGGACAAGGTCGCCGAGTACTACCTCGGCAAGCAGGACGTGCGCATCGACGTGAACCGGTTCGCGCCCACGCTCGCGCAGGCGATCGACCACCTCCGGCAGCGGTAG
- the LOC112894964 gene encoding protein O-linked-mannose beta-1,4-N-acetylglucosaminyltransferase 2-like: MRGGEVMKPGKSQKGSAQRHLNAGFVAGGLLMLLVYLVAQHFAVSAPHVVITEALEVMNNIKAQGEIAGNGKVECKMEGRSDTCEVDGDVRTNGTALSVTLVPAAWSERREWMIRPYSRRFASLRKVAVTRLQDSAAAPQCTVTHGTPAVLFAVGGYAGNYWHDYADILVPLFVASRRFGGEVTFLISNIRFKPQWLVKYGAFLRGLSRYEHVDLDADEQVRCFPHVTVGLRLDKEFSIVPELVPGGPLSMADFTRFLRETYALPRGAAASPAREPGRRPRLMLIHRGHYRRILNEPEVARAAEAAGFEVAVAELRGDAGEAEQARAVNSFDAVLGLHGAGLTNAVFLPPGGVLIQVVPYGKMEHIARAEFAEPAADMGLRYLDYSVSAEESSLMETLGPEHPAVRDPDSVHRGGWGQVFELYLAKQNVRINVTRFAPTLQEALDHLRRQ; encoded by the exons AtgcgcggcggcgaggtgatGAAGCCCGGGAAGAGCCAGAAGGGCTCGGCGCAGAGGCACCTCAACGCCGGCTTCGTCGCCGGCGGTCTGCTCATGCTCCTCGTCTACCTCGTCGCCCAGCATTTCGCGGTCAGCGCCCCCCATG TTGTCATTACGGAGGCACTAGAGGTCATGAATAATATCAAAGCTCAAGGTGAAATAG CCGGGAATGGCAAGGTGGAGTGCAAGATGGAGGGCCGCTCCGACACCTGCGAGGTCGACGGCGACGTCCGCACCAACGGCACCGCCCTGTCGGTGACCCTCGTCCCGGCGGCCTGGTCGGAGCGCCGCGAgtggatgatccggccctactCGCGCCGGTTCGCCAGCCTCCGGAAGGTCGCCGTGACGCGGCTGCAGGActcggccgccgccccgcaGTGCACGGTGACCCACGGCACGCCGGCCGTCCTGTTCGCGGTCGGCGGGTACGCGGGCAACTACTGGCACGACTACGCCGACATCCTGGTGCCGCTGTTCGTGGCGTCGCGGCGGTTCGGCGGCGAGGTCACGTTCCTGATCAGCAACATCCGGTTCAAGCCGCAGTGGCTGGTCAAGTACGGGGCGTTCCTGCGGGGGCTGTCCAGGTACGAGCACGTGGACTTGGACGCCGACGAGCAGGTGCGGTGCTTCCCGCACGTCACGGTGGGGCTCCGCCTCGACAAGGAGTTCAGCATCGTCCCCGAGCTGGTACCGGGGGGCCCCCTCTCCATGGCCGACTTCACCCGGTTCCTGCGCGAGACCTACGCGctcccgcgcggcgcggcggccagcCCGGCGCGGGAGCCGGGCAGGAGGCCCAGGCTGATGCTGATCCACCGGGGCCACTACCGCCGGATCCTGAACGAGCCGGAggtggcgcgggcggcggaggcggcggggttcgaggtggcggtggcggagctGCGCGGCGACGCGGGCGAGGCGGAGCAGGCGCGGGCGGTGAACTCGTTCGACGCGGTGCTGGGCCTGCACGGCGCGGGGCTGACGAACGCGGTGTTCCTGCCGCCCGGCGGCGTGCTGATCCAGGTGGTGCCGTACGGGAAGATGGAGCACATCGCGCGGGCGGAGTTCGCGGAGCCCGCGGCGGACATGGGGCTCCGGTACCTGGATTACAGCGTGAGCGCGGAGGAGAGCTCGCTGATGGAGACGCTGGGGCCGGAGCACCCGGCGGTGAGGGACCCCGACTCCGTCCACCGCGGCGGATGGGGCCAGGTCTTCGAGCTGTACCTCGCGAAGCAGAACGTCCGCATCAACGTCACGCGCTTCGCGCCCACGCTCCAGGAGGCGCTCGACCACCTGCGCCGGCAGTAG
- the LOC112895008 gene encoding uncharacterized protein LOC112895008 isoform X2, whose translation MSCCEERPRNNMKSWAPTIHLNIGFVVGVLFMLLVYLVISQQAAISGLSVAATVAQWIADKQLIQRPGETLVTSDLQRISNKQLVQGSGESENGKVVHNTKGYYSETCEVHGDVRVNGTALSVSLVPSSWSERREWRIQPYSRKTLPGIKAVTVAQLPDKAAAPACTARYSVPAVLFAVGGLTGNFWHDFTDVLVPLFIASRRYDGEVQLLITNAQPWWPAAYRPILRRLSRYDVVDLDGDEHVRCFPHVTVGIHMHKDLSIIPEWVPGRRRLSMPDFTRFLREIYALPRGAPVSLVREPGRRPRLLLIHRRHSRRFMNEQEILRAAEAAGFEAAAIDLRRDVGVETQARAVNSHDVLLGVHGAGLTNMLFLPPGGVLIQVVPYGKLEHIARMEYGEPAKDMGLRYLEYSVSAAESTLMETLGPEHPAIKDPDAVHRSGWNNMTEFYLNKQSVRVDVARFAPTLARAFDHLRQQ comes from the exons ATGAGCTGCTGCGAGGAGAGACCCCGGAAtaacatgaagagctgggcgccgaCGATCCACCTTAACATCGGCTTTGTCGTCGGCGTCCTCTTCATGCTCCTTGTCTATCTCGTCATCTCGCAGCAGGCTGCGATCAGCGGACTCAGCG TTGCAGCTACGGTAGCACAATGGATCGCGGATAAACAACTGATTCAACGTCCTGGTGAAACAT TGGTCACTTCGGACTTGCAGCGGATATCGAACAAACAATTGGTTCAAGGTTCGGGTGAATCAG AGAATGGCAAGGTGGTGCACAACACGAAGGGGTACTACTCCGAAACCTGTGAAGTCCATGGCGATGTCCGCGTCAACGGCACAGCCCTGTCGGTGTCCCTCGTCCCGAGTAGCTGGTCGGAGCGCCGCGAGTGGAGGATCCAGCCGTACTCGCGCAAGACCCTGCCGGGCATCAAGGCGGTCACCGTGGCGCAGCTGCCGGACAAGGCCGCCGCCCCGGCGTGCACGGCGCGCTACAGCGTGCCGGCCGTCCTGTTCGCGGTCGGCGGGCTCACGGGCAACTTCTGGCACGACTTCACCGACGTGCTGGTGCCGCTGTTCATCGCGTCGCGGCGGTACGACGGCGAGGTCCAGCTCCTGATCACCAACGCGCAGccgtggtggccggcggcgtaCAGGCCCATCCTGCGGCGGCTGTCCAGGTACGACGTCGTGGACCTCGACGGCGACGAGCACGTGCGGTGCTTCCCGCACGTCACCGTGGGGATCCACATGCACAAGGACCTGAGCATCATCCCCGAATGGGTGCCGGGGCGGCGCCGCCTCTCCATGCCCGACTTCACCCGGTTCCTGCGCGAGATCTACGCGCTCCCGCGCGGCGCGCCGGTGAGCCTGGTCCGGGAGCCGGGCAGGAGGCCGCGGCTGCTGCTGATCCACCGGAGGCACAGCCGCCGGTTCATGAACGAGCAGGAGATCctgcgggcggcggaggcggcggggttcgaggcggcggcgatcgaCCTGCGGCGCGACGTGGGCGTGGAGACGCAGGCGCGGGCGGTGAACTCGCACGACGTGCTGCTGGGCGTGCACGGCGCGGGGCTGACGAACATGCTGTTCCTGCCGCCGGGCGGCGTGCTGATCCAGGTGGTGCCGTACGGGAAGCTGGAGCACATCGCGAGGATGGAGTACGGCGAGCCGGCGAAGGACATGGGGCTCAGGTACCTGGAGTACAGCGTATCGGCGGCGGAGAGCACGCTGATGGAGACGCTGGGGCCGGAGCACCCGGCGATCAAGGACCCGGACGCCGTCCACCGCAGCGGATGGAACAACATGACCGAGTTCTACCTCAACAAGCAGAGCGTGCGCGTCGACGTCGCCCGCTTCGCGCCCACTCTGGCGCGGGCGTTCGACCACCTACGCCAGCAGTAA
- the LOC112895008 gene encoding uncharacterized protein LOC112895008 isoform X1 yields MSCCEERPRNNMKSWAPTIHLNIGFVVGVLFMLLVYLVISQQAAISGLSVAATVAQWIADKQLIQRPGETLVTSDLQRISNKQLVQGSGESAENGKVVHNTKGYYSETCEVHGDVRVNGTALSVSLVPSSWSERREWRIQPYSRKTLPGIKAVTVAQLPDKAAAPACTARYSVPAVLFAVGGLTGNFWHDFTDVLVPLFIASRRYDGEVQLLITNAQPWWPAAYRPILRRLSRYDVVDLDGDEHVRCFPHVTVGIHMHKDLSIIPEWVPGRRRLSMPDFTRFLREIYALPRGAPVSLVREPGRRPRLLLIHRRHSRRFMNEQEILRAAEAAGFEAAAIDLRRDVGVETQARAVNSHDVLLGVHGAGLTNMLFLPPGGVLIQVVPYGKLEHIARMEYGEPAKDMGLRYLEYSVSAAESTLMETLGPEHPAIKDPDAVHRSGWNNMTEFYLNKQSVRVDVARFAPTLARAFDHLRQQ; encoded by the exons ATGAGCTGCTGCGAGGAGAGACCCCGGAAtaacatgaagagctgggcgccgaCGATCCACCTTAACATCGGCTTTGTCGTCGGCGTCCTCTTCATGCTCCTTGTCTATCTCGTCATCTCGCAGCAGGCTGCGATCAGCGGACTCAGCG TTGCAGCTACGGTAGCACAATGGATCGCGGATAAACAACTGATTCAACGTCCTGGTGAAACAT TGGTCACTTCGGACTTGCAGCGGATATCGAACAAACAATTGGTTCAAGGTTCGGGTGAATCAG CAGAGAATGGCAAGGTGGTGCACAACACGAAGGGGTACTACTCCGAAACCTGTGAAGTCCATGGCGATGTCCGCGTCAACGGCACAGCCCTGTCGGTGTCCCTCGTCCCGAGTAGCTGGTCGGAGCGCCGCGAGTGGAGGATCCAGCCGTACTCGCGCAAGACCCTGCCGGGCATCAAGGCGGTCACCGTGGCGCAGCTGCCGGACAAGGCCGCCGCCCCGGCGTGCACGGCGCGCTACAGCGTGCCGGCCGTCCTGTTCGCGGTCGGCGGGCTCACGGGCAACTTCTGGCACGACTTCACCGACGTGCTGGTGCCGCTGTTCATCGCGTCGCGGCGGTACGACGGCGAGGTCCAGCTCCTGATCACCAACGCGCAGccgtggtggccggcggcgtaCAGGCCCATCCTGCGGCGGCTGTCCAGGTACGACGTCGTGGACCTCGACGGCGACGAGCACGTGCGGTGCTTCCCGCACGTCACCGTGGGGATCCACATGCACAAGGACCTGAGCATCATCCCCGAATGGGTGCCGGGGCGGCGCCGCCTCTCCATGCCCGACTTCACCCGGTTCCTGCGCGAGATCTACGCGCTCCCGCGCGGCGCGCCGGTGAGCCTGGTCCGGGAGCCGGGCAGGAGGCCGCGGCTGCTGCTGATCCACCGGAGGCACAGCCGCCGGTTCATGAACGAGCAGGAGATCctgcgggcggcggaggcggcggggttcgaggcggcggcgatcgaCCTGCGGCGCGACGTGGGCGTGGAGACGCAGGCGCGGGCGGTGAACTCGCACGACGTGCTGCTGGGCGTGCACGGCGCGGGGCTGACGAACATGCTGTTCCTGCCGCCGGGCGGCGTGCTGATCCAGGTGGTGCCGTACGGGAAGCTGGAGCACATCGCGAGGATGGAGTACGGCGAGCCGGCGAAGGACATGGGGCTCAGGTACCTGGAGTACAGCGTATCGGCGGCGGAGAGCACGCTGATGGAGACGCTGGGGCCGGAGCACCCGGCGATCAAGGACCCGGACGCCGTCCACCGCAGCGGATGGAACAACATGACCGAGTTCTACCTCAACAAGCAGAGCGTGCGCGTCGACGTCGCCCGCTTCGCGCCCACTCTGGCGCGGGCGTTCGACCACCTACGCCAGCAGTAA
- the LOC112895907 gene encoding pectin acetylesterase 5-like, with the protein MATDEFRSPLLPPQRPRRVIRAAAAWAAALSVAATLALLLVAGLGPLPSACCGTSRSRHRPRSSPPDPVELTLLAAARDKGAVCLDGSPPGYHLQTGSGAGSRSWLIHLEGGGWCDTVRSCSSRRMTYFGSSKFMQRHINFTGILSKDPALNPDFYSWNRVFVRYCDGASFAGDSQHVDQDGNATLFFRGRRIWEAVLDELMQKGLAHSEQALLTGCSAGGLATLLHCNDFRARFPPEVPVKCLPDAGFFLNVEDISGQRSMRSVYSGVVRLQNVTEVLPKGCLLAKKDPTECFFPGEVIKSIRTPTFILNSAYDSWQVQNVVAPDISSPDEPWRRCRADIRSCNSSQIQVLNGFRKAMVDDLKAVGDNNNCSWFIDSCFSHCQSWFDNSPWNTPVAPRLGNKTLVEAVGDWYFGRSQRQVVREIGCEYPCNPTCNSHQLPA; encoded by the exons ATGGCCACCGACGAGTTCCGGTcgccgctcctcccgccgcAGCGCCCACGGCGCGTcatccgcgccgccgcggcctggGCCGCCGCGCTCTCCGTCGCGGCGACGCTCGCGCTCCTCCTGGTCGCCGGCCTCGGCCCTCTCCCCAGCGCCTGCTGCGGCACGAGCAGGAGCAGGCACCGCCcccgctcctcgccgccggacCCCGTGGAGCTCAccctcctggccgccgctcgcgACAAGGGCGCCG TGTGCCTGGACGGGAGCCCGCCGGGGTACCACCTGCAGACGGGCTCCGGCGCCGGGTCGCGCAGCTGGCTCATCCATCTCGAGGGCGGAGGCTGGTGCGACACCGTGCGCAGCTGCTCCAGCCGCAGGATGACCTACTTCGGCTCATCCAAGTTCATGCAGAGGCACATCAACTTCACGGGCATTCTTAGCAAAGATCCGGCACTGAACCCTG ATTTTTACAGCTGGAACAGAGTGTTTGTTCGCTACTGCGATGGGGCTTCGTTTGCTGGGGACTCGCAACACGTTGATCAGGATGGAAACGCCACGCTCTTCTTCAGAGGCCGGCGCATTTGGGAGGCGGTCCTTGACGAGCTCATGCAGAAAGGGCTCGCCCACTCCGAACAG GCCTTGCTTACGGGTTGCTCTGCTGGTGGTCTGGCCACGCTGCTGCACTGCAATGACTTCCGCGCACGGTTTCCTCCGGAGGTTCCGGTGAAGTGCCTTCCTGACGCCGGATTCTTTCTGAACGT AGAGGATATCTCGGGGCAAAGGTCAATGAGGTCTGTGTACAGTGGAGTCGTTCGCCTTCAG AATGTTACTGAAGTTTTGCCCAAGGGCTGCCTCCTGGCAAAGAAGGATCCGACAGAG TGTTTCTTTCCTGGGGAGGTTATCAAGAGCATCAGGACGCCCACGTTTATCCTGAACTCTGCCTACGACTCTTGGCAG GTACAGAATGTTGTTGCGCCGGATATATCCTCTCCTGATGAGCCATGGCGCCGCTGCAGAGCTGACATTCGCAGCTGCAACTCCTCGCAGATACAAGTCCTCAATG GATTTAGGAAGGCGATGGTGGATGACCTCAAGGCTGTAGGGGACAACAACAACTGCAGCTGGTTCATCGATTCATGCTTCAGCCACTGTCAGTCATGGTTCGATAACTCGCCATGGAACACACCAGTCGCCCCAAGGCTAGGAAACAAG ACACTAGTGGAGGCTGTTGGAGATTGGTACTTTGGTAGGAGCCAACGCCAGGTAGTGAGAGAGATTGGCTGCGAGTATCCATGCAACCCCACATGCAACAGCCACCAGTTGCCAGCTTAA
- the LOC112895906 gene encoding uncharacterized protein LOC112895906, with amino-acid sequence MSCCEEKPGKSMKKALIHLNIGFVVGVLFVLLTYLVVSQQTAISGFNVATTVAQLIADKRLIKDPGETISTAEVQQPTAEKQLNQGSGVSAEKGKVVYNTKGYYSETCEVDGDVRINSTALTVSLVPASSSEHREWRIRPYSRKTMPDVKMVTVTQLPDKAAAPACTVTYSMPAVIFALGGLTGNFWHDFTDVLVPLFIASRRYAGEVQFLITNMRPWYPVAYKTILQGLSKYDVVDLDDDAHVRCFPHVTVGIHQHRDLSIIPEWSPGGRLAMPDFTRFLREVYALPRAAPASLVRDEPGRRPRLLLIHRGHSRRFMNEQEILRAAEAAGFEAVATDLRRDVTVDEQAKAVNSFDALLGVHGAGLTNAVFLPPGAVLIQVVPYGKMDVIATLEFGEPAKEMGLRYLDYSVTTEESTLLETLGPEHLAIKDPDAVHRSGWNRMTEFYLDKQSVRIDVARFAPTLAQAFDHLRQQ; translated from the exons ATGAGCTGCTGCGAGGAGAAGCCGGGGAAGAGCATGAAGAAGGCGTTGATCCACCTCAACATTGGCTTCGTTGTGGGCGTCCTCTTCGTGCTCCTCACCTATCTCGTCGTCTCTCAGCAGACTGCGATCAGCGGCTTCAATG TTGCCACGACGGTAGCTCAACTGATCGCGGATAAACGACTGATAAAAGATCCTGGTGAAACTA TTAGCACTGCAGAGGTGCAGCAGCCGACCGCAGAGAAACAACTGAATCAAGGTTCAGGCGTATCAG CAGAGAAGGGCAAGGTGGTGTACAACACCAAGGGCTACTACTCCGAAACCTGCGAAGTCGATGGCGACGTCCGCATCAACAGCACAGCTCTGACGGTGAGCCTTGTCCCGGCCAGCTCGTCGGAGCACCGCGAGTGGAGGATCCGGCCGTACTCCCGGAAGACCATGCCTGACGTCAAGATGGTCACCGTGACGCAGCTGCCGGACAAGGCTGCCGCGCCGGCGTGCACGGTGACCTACAGCATGCCGGCCGTCATTTTCGCGCTCGGCGGGCTCACGGGCAACTTCTGGCACGACTTCACCGACGTGCTGGTACCGCTGTTCATCGCGTCGCGGCGGTACGCCGGCGAGGTCCAGTTCCTCATCACCAACATGCGGCCGTGGTACCCGGTGGCGTACAAGACCATCCTGCAGGGCCTGTCCAAGTACGACGTCGTGGACCTAGACGACGACGCGCACGTGCGGTGCTTCCCGCACGTCACCGTGGGGATCCACCAGCACAGGGACCTGAGCATCATCCCCGAATGGTCACCGGGCGGGCGCCTCGCCATGCCCGACTTCACCCGGTTCCTGCGCGAGGTCTAcgcgctcccgcgcgccgcgccggcgaGCCTGGTCCGGGACGAACCGGGCAGGAGGCCGCGGCTGCTGCTGATCCACCGGGGCCACAGCCGCCGGTTCATGAACGAGCAGGAGATActgcgggcggcggaggcggcggggttCGAGGCGGTGGCGACGGATCTCCGGCGCGACGTGACCGTGGACGAGCAGGCGAAGGCGGTGAACTCGTTCGACGCGCTGCTGGGCGTGCACGGCGCGGGGCTGACGAACGCGGTGTTCCTGCCGCCGGGCGCGGTGCTGATCCAGGTGGTGCCGTACGGGAAGATGGACGTGATCGCGACGCTGGAGTTCGGCGAGCCGGCGAAGGAAATGGGGCTCAGGTACCTCGACTACAGCGTGACCACCGAGGAGAGCACGCTGCTGGAGACGCTGGGGCCGGAGCACCTGGCGATCAAGGACCCGGACGCCGTCCACCGCAGCGGGTGGAACAGGATGACCGAGTTCTACCTCGACAAGCAGAGCGTGCGCATCGACGTCGCTCGCTTCGCGCCCACTCTCGCGCAGGCGTTCGACCACCTACGCCAGCAGTAG